From the Marinobacter sp. es.048 genome, the window AACACAATCGGGAAGATGGCCAGGCCTGCGAGCAGCGCCACGCCGGTGTCGATGACCGATACGGTGATCGAGGTCTTGGCAATGGAAATGTTCTTGGGCAGGTAAGAGCCATAAGCCATCATGACAGCCATACCAAGGCTCAGGGTGAAGAACGCGTGCCCCAGGGCTACCAGTATTCCGGATGTTGTGAGCTTGGAGAAATCGGGCTGGAACAGGAAGGCGGCGGCTTGCCCGAAGTGCCCGGTGGTCATTGCATAGCCGACCACGATCAGCAGCAGCACGAACAGGGCCGGCATGAGAATGCTGACAGCCCGCTCAAGCCCCGAGCGAACGCCTCGCACTACCACAACCATCACCAGAGCCATGAACAGGGTATGCCAGGCCAGCAGTTTGGTGGGATCGCTTAGAAGGCCCGAGAAGATTGCGCCTACGGCGTCGGCAGACTGCCCGGCAAGCTGGCCGCTGGCGGTAGTGCCCACGTAGGAAATGGCCCAGCCGCCGATGACCGAGTAGAACGACAGAATCAGAAAACCCGCCAGAATGCCGATGGCACCGACCAGTTTCCAGGCCGGCTTGAGTCGGTCATGCTCGGCGATCAGGCTCAGACTCTTGACGGGGCTCCTGCCACCGCGACGACCGATCATGACTTCCGCCATCATGATGGGAATCCCGACGACCGCGATGCACAGCAGATACACCAGTACGAAGGCGCCGCCCCCGTTCTCACCGGTCACATAAGGAAATTTCCAGATATTGCCCAGGCCGACGGCGGAGCCGGTGGCGGCAAGAATGAAGGCAAGACGTGATGACCAGAGCCCGCGTTTGGCGTTGGAACCTTCCAGCGGCCCCGCATAGGTGGCGGAATCTGATGAAGTGACAGACATAACTATCTCCCGGAGTATTTGTTTTTGTATCAGGGTTTAGAAGGGAAGCTGCAGTAACCCGCAGCTTCCGGAGGGATGCGCCGGTGTCAGCTCAGCCGGTGCGAGCCCACCGGTCAGGTGCCTGTCCGGCTCCGGCGGTGTGCTTTTCGAACCGTTCCTCGGCAAGCTCGTTGGCGATTTCCCCCGTGGGGTGCCCCGAGCGGTCGGCACGGTTGAAGATTTCTGTCAGGGTGTCGCCTATGGTATCGACGTGGGCCCGAACCGTTTCCGGTGTGGCGCCGGTGCGCTCGTAGAACACATCAATGATGCCACCGGCGTTGATGGCAAAATCCGGTGCATAGAGGATGCCCCGGTCGCGCAGCATGGCGTCATGCTCCGGATGTTCGAGCAGGTTGTTGGCGGCGCCGGCTACAATGCGGGCCTGCAGCTGTGGAATGCTGTCATCGTTCAGTACCGCGCCCATGGCACAGGGTGCAACCACGTCTACCGGCAAAGACAGGATGTCCTCGGCGGCGGCCGGTCTGGCCCCCAGCTGATCCACTGCCCGCTGCATGTTGTCTTCGTGAATGTCAGAGACCCAGAGTTCAGCACCGGCGTTCCTCAGGTGTTTGGCCAGACGGAAACCGACATTGCCGATGCCCTGAATAGCTACCTTCAGCCCTTTGAGATTATCCCGACCGAGCTGGTGTTTCACCGCCGCCTTCAGGCCGATAAAAGTACCATAGGCGGTTGCCGGTGACGGATCGCCGTTGCTGGGGTTGCCATCGAAACCGGTGCGGGAGGCGATGCCTGCAATGTAGCTGGTATGCCGGCCGATGACCTTGAGGTCGGGTACGCTGGTGCCGGAGTCTTCCGCCGCAATGTATTGCCCGCCAAGGCTTTCCAGATGGCGCCCCATGGCCTCCATCAGCGCTTCGGTTTTCTGTTTGCGCGGGTCGCCAATAATCACCGACTTGCCGCCACCCAGATCCAGGTTGGCCAGAGCGGATTTGTAGGTCATGCCCCGTGACAGGCGCAGTACATCGCGCACGGCCGCCTCATCAGAGGCATAGGGGAACATACGGCAGCCGCCGAGAGCAGGGCCTCGGGAGGTGTTGTGGATGGCTACAATGGCCTTGAGGCCGGTTTCGGGATCACAGAAAAAGGACAGATGTTCGTGGTTATCGAACTCGGGATGGCTGAATAGCATTGTGAAATCCTCTCCCACTGGGCCGGATCTCGGCATGAGCGGGTATCTTGTTCTTGTCGACCGGCTTGTGGCCGGCGTTCCGATTTCAGGTGTCCGCTATATTCGCTTGGGGGTTGCCCATCGAAAGTGCCCTTTTGGGGCTGGACGAAAAACAAACTAGCGGCAATTGACGTTAACGTCAACATGCAAAAGCGAACTATTGGGAGCGGTGCGCATTCTCGGGATCTCGAGACTTTCGGGAGAGGTGCATAGCGATCACAGTGTTGCCAGCCCACTTTAATGGCATAAACCTGCTCCATTAGTCTCAGATTTTGTGATTCTGCGGAAACTACCTATACGCGTATCGGGGAAACTGACCTAGTTTGCCGTGATGTCTGTCGCTTCCTATTCTTATCAACTGCAGCCGGCTCGGGTACGAGTGGAGTTTTTTCGGCTACTTCCCATCTCGTTATTCGTGGTGGCGTTTGGCGCTGCCTTCGGGTTGGCAGCTACTCAAAAAGGCCTTGAGCCGCTCCAGGCAGTTCTGATGAGTGCCACGGTCTTTGCCGGGGCCTCCCAGTTTGCTGCCGTCGATATGTGGGGCACCGAGGTATCTTTGCTCCCGATGATCGCGGTGGTCTTTGCGATCAATTCCCGCCATCTGCTCATGGGCGCTTCGCTGTACCCGATGCTCCGGGACGTTGCTCCGGGCAAGCGCTATGGTCTCTTGCTGCTGCTGACCGATGCCAACTGGGCTGTTTCGGCCCAGGAATACCAGAGTGGCCGGCGAAACCTGGAGGTTATCCTTGGCGGCGGGTTGGCACTTTGGCTGGCCTGGATCATCGGGACCGGTCTGGGCGTCTATTTTGGTGGCCTTCTGCAGGATCCCAAATCCCTGGGCCTGGACATGGTTCTCGGCTGCTTCCTCCTGGCCATGGCGCTGGGCGGCAAGAAATCCCCGAGAGTGCTCGTGGCCTGGACCGTTGCAGCGCTGGCTTCATTGGCGGCCTGGAAATGGCTGCCAGCGAATACCCACGTTGTCGTGGGCGCGCTGGCCGGCGGTGCGATCGGGTTCTTCTGGCTTGAGCGAAAGCCTGCTCCTGCTTCTGAAGCGGAGGACAGCGCCCATGGCCGTTGAGACCACCACAGCCGGTATTCTGTTCCTGATCGCGATCATGACCGCCGTTACTCTGGTAACCCGTTTTGGCGGCGTGTTCATCATGTCGTTCGTGAAGATCAATCCCCGCATCGAAAGCTTCATCAACACCATGGCCAGCTCGGTCCTGATCGCCATAATCGTGCCCATGGCGGTGACCGGTGACATGGGAGCGCTGGTGGCCCTGCTTACCACAGCTGTTACGATGCTGGCGCTACGTAAACCTCTGCCAGCCATTGCCGCCGGAATTGCCGCCGCAGGGATCGTGCGGTTTATGACGTAACCTTCTGAAATTCGGGTGGTTAAAAACTGCTCAAGTCTGAGTGTTTGCGGCCGATACACCTGTGTAGTGATGACAGGTACCCGAAGCCATGATTTCTTCCAGCCAGATTTCGCTTTTCCA encodes:
- a CDS encoding sodium-dependent transporter, which translates into the protein MSVTSSDSATYAGPLEGSNAKRGLWSSRLAFILAATGSAVGLGNIWKFPYVTGENGGGAFVLVYLLCIAVVGIPIMMAEVMIGRRGGRSPVKSLSLIAEHDRLKPAWKLVGAIGILAGFLILSFYSVIGGWAISYVGTTASGQLAGQSADAVGAIFSGLLSDPTKLLAWHTLFMALVMVVVVRGVRSGLERAVSILMPALFVLLLIVVGYAMTTGHFGQAAAFLFQPDFSKLTTSGILVALGHAFFTLSLGMAVMMAYGSYLPKNISIAKTSITVSVIDTGVALLAGLAIFPIVFANGLEPGAGPGLIFQTLPLAFGQMPMGSLFGTLFFVLLIFAAWTSGISLLEPIVEWLEERKGMNRTVSTLGAGFVCWGLGIASILSLNLWSDFAPLGFVPMLEGKTIFDLLDFFTANIMLPLGGLLVALFAGWVMSRQAMERELALSPAMFNLWLITVRFITPVAVAVVFIYNLM
- a CDS encoding Glu/Leu/Phe/Val family dehydrogenase, with translation MLFSHPEFDNHEHLSFFCDPETGLKAIVAIHNTSRGPALGGCRMFPYASDEAAVRDVLRLSRGMTYKSALANLDLGGGKSVIIGDPRKQKTEALMEAMGRHLESLGGQYIAAEDSGTSVPDLKVIGRHTSYIAGIASRTGFDGNPSNGDPSPATAYGTFIGLKAAVKHQLGRDNLKGLKVAIQGIGNVGFRLAKHLRNAGAELWVSDIHEDNMQRAVDQLGARPAAAEDILSLPVDVVAPCAMGAVLNDDSIPQLQARIVAGAANNLLEHPEHDAMLRDRGILYAPDFAINAGGIIDVFYERTGATPETVRAHVDTIGDTLTEIFNRADRSGHPTGEIANELAEERFEKHTAGAGQAPDRWARTG
- a CDS encoding AzlC family ABC transporter permease is translated as MSVASYSYQLQPARVRVEFFRLLPISLFVVAFGAAFGLAATQKGLEPLQAVLMSATVFAGASQFAAVDMWGTEVSLLPMIAVVFAINSRHLLMGASLYPMLRDVAPGKRYGLLLLLTDANWAVSAQEYQSGRRNLEVILGGGLALWLAWIIGTGLGVYFGGLLQDPKSLGLDMVLGCFLLAMALGGKKSPRVLVAWTVAALASLAAWKWLPANTHVVVGALAGGAIGFFWLERKPAPASEAEDSAHGR
- a CDS encoding AzlD family protein, with product MAVETTTAGILFLIAIMTAVTLVTRFGGVFIMSFVKINPRIESFINTMASSVLIAIIVPMAVTGDMGALVALLTTAVTMLALRKPLPAIAAGIAAAGIVRFMT